A single Oryctolagus cuniculus chromosome 16, mOryCun1.1, whole genome shotgun sequence DNA region contains:
- the LOC103349477 gene encoding peroxisomal ATPase PEX1, protein MWCDGRPAGSGAGGAAVTVVFTNARDCFLHLPRRLVAQLHLLQNQAVEVAWGRQPVFLSWVEGRRFSDPGESVAEISRQVGRTLGLADGGQEKITILLV, encoded by the exons ATGTGGTGCGACGGTCGCCCGGCGGGGTCGGGGGCCGGCGGGGCGGCCGTGACTGTGGTCTTCACCAACGCTCGGGACTGCTTCCTGCACCTGCCGCGGCGCCTCGTggcccagctgcacctgctgcag AACCAGGCCGTGGAAGTAGCCTGGGGCCGGCAGCCCGTGTTCCTGAGCTGGGTGGAAGGCCGGCGGTTCAGCGATCCAGGCGAGAGTGTGGCTGAGATCAGCCGGCAAGTGGGGCGGACACTCGGACTCGCCGACGGCGGACAG